One Luteolibacter flavescens DNA window includes the following coding sequences:
- a CDS encoding FG-GAP repeat domain-containing protein, producing MPSLFSSPLRLAAFCLALPITPALAQVSFGPSIPLIETIGTGLMFTAGTDMDGDGDIDVLAAERYGVRVLWWENDGTGSFSKAREWIAGEYDWEVVGLADHDLDGRPDVWLQDTDEPQGLQNPVRKFYVARNDGEGSFESPKLVLEDSRNWHWAETIIIDMDGNGRPDILTPNGLFLADGSGAFTSPSIDVPASEWEEPGDMLWDQREGIMPVDIDGDGLKDLLAHSFFTYQQFQFSRNLGPSGFSEFINLIPDDPDDSFTVYHSCFQPKIGANASARIFLIEQNEETGAQTLRVRDISVDLTTTEIASLPLPAVDPHSSIDWIGLTCDARSGRVFVSAYEYSPSSILTMDQSTVIQEVTVEGNSVNLTPIGRYSGMVTPLPPSMHDLNGDLVPDLLLSMPSRPGLSGAPPEQITWHRGDAAGGEDWAPREITRSTIDPRIISVLDLDADGTNEVLFGSSSVHRSGLINQLEILKRKGGGTDFERTIIPLKDGNQIPQHYLQIEVIATVDLAGSYLIPMPLPHGHTVVYSLGRPDFLVQTYQVGATVSYNGTHRFQWLIQADDGSFHLKPLTSESSSGLATVAHVDWDGDGIKDVVYQIPRSYENSGLLWRRGTASGFGDPIQLLNGSVMATVWGVHPNSVIRPSPLIDLDRDGDFDLLFNGNLFGGLSSYWFENDGNGSFSSIRKLSAETLSIIPDLDGDGHADLCSSEEILLTRPGVTFERRAFPLSTFVKPDEPFMDLDGDGDLDFLHARNPGYISAFTVLAWRENQGNARFYPNGGYFDDLPLASGRMESRDRAVTGDLNGDGIADLIVSSGGSPRLEWFPASRIAEPPAFTAWMEASGLTGHSAGPLADRDGDGIPNWDEFAFGSDAAVSDPGHVGRPRIESTGEGLFFTFQRRSDASATGLTYERQRSTDLDEWLPWTGDEASTPATDGYERVRMPVPASEPGREFFRVKVTDPVNP from the coding sequence ATGCCGTCCCTCTTTTCTTCCCCCCTCCGGCTTGCGGCCTTTTGCCTAGCGCTGCCTATCACCCCCGCGCTGGCCCAGGTATCCTTCGGCCCCTCCATCCCGCTGATCGAAACCATCGGCACCGGCCTCATGTTCACGGCCGGCACGGACATGGACGGCGACGGCGACATCGACGTGCTGGCGGCGGAACGCTACGGCGTCCGCGTCCTCTGGTGGGAGAATGATGGTACGGGATCATTCTCAAAAGCACGCGAGTGGATCGCGGGCGAATATGACTGGGAAGTGGTCGGACTGGCCGACCATGACCTAGATGGCAGGCCGGATGTGTGGCTGCAAGATACAGATGAACCGCAGGGACTGCAAAATCCCGTCCGGAAATTTTACGTCGCACGAAATGATGGTGAGGGATCATTCGAAAGTCCGAAACTGGTTCTTGAGGATTCGAGAAACTGGCATTGGGCAGAGACGATAATCATCGATATGGATGGCAACGGCCGCCCCGACATTCTCACGCCGAACGGGCTGTTTCTCGCGGATGGCAGCGGGGCATTCACTAGTCCGAGCATCGATGTCCCAGCGAGCGAGTGGGAAGAGCCTGGTGACATGCTATGGGACCAGCGGGAGGGAATCATGCCGGTCGATATCGACGGGGATGGTTTGAAGGACCTGCTGGCGCATAGTTTCTTCACCTATCAACAGTTCCAATTCTCAAGGAACCTCGGGCCATCGGGCTTCTCCGAATTCATCAACTTGATCCCGGACGACCCCGATGACTCGTTCACCGTTTACCACTCCTGCTTTCAGCCAAAGATCGGGGCGAATGCATCCGCACGGATTTTCTTGATCGAGCAAAACGAGGAGACCGGAGCCCAGACCCTCCGCGTCCGGGACATTTCAGTCGATTTGACGACAACGGAGATCGCCAGCTTGCCACTGCCCGCCGTAGACCCTCACTCATCCATCGACTGGATCGGGCTGACGTGTGATGCCCGGTCGGGCCGGGTTTTTGTGAGTGCCTATGAATACAGCCCGTCGAGCATACTCACGATGGATCAATCCACCGTCATCCAAGAAGTGACGGTTGAAGGAAACTCGGTGAATCTGACTCCGATTGGCAGGTATTCCGGGATGGTCACGCCGCTTCCACCGTCGATGCATGACTTGAACGGAGATCTTGTCCCGGACCTGCTTTTGTCCATGCCCAGCCGGCCCGGGCTGAGTGGAGCTCCTCCAGAGCAGATCACGTGGCATCGGGGCGATGCTGCTGGAGGTGAGGATTGGGCCCCCCGGGAGATCACGCGAAGCACCATCGATCCGCGGATCATTTCAGTCTTGGATCTGGATGCAGATGGCACCAATGAAGTATTGTTCGGCAGCTCCAGCGTTCATAGGTCAGGCTTGATCAACCAACTTGAAATCCTGAAGCGGAAAGGGGGTGGCACCGATTTTGAACGGACCATCATCCCCCTGAAAGATGGGAACCAGATTCCCCAGCATTACCTCCAAATCGAGGTGATAGCAACAGTGGACCTGGCGGGATCCTATTTGATTCCCATGCCCCTGCCGCACGGGCACACAGTGGTTTACAGCCTCGGCCGGCCCGACTTTCTCGTACAGACCTATCAAGTCGGTGCTACGGTGTCCTATAACGGCACGCATCGCTTCCAGTGGCTGATTCAAGCCGACGACGGCAGCTTTCATCTCAAACCACTGACGTCGGAGTCATCAAGTGGCCTGGCGACAGTGGCACATGTCGATTGGGACGGAGACGGCATCAAGGACGTCGTCTACCAGATTCCACGTAGCTATGAGAACTCGGGGCTCTTGTGGAGACGCGGAACCGCCTCGGGCTTTGGCGATCCGATCCAGTTGCTCAACGGTTCTGTCATGGCAACCGTTTGGGGCGTTCATCCGAATAGTGTTATTCGGCCCTCTCCGCTGATCGACTTGGACCGGGATGGAGATTTCGACCTGCTTTTCAACGGCAACCTCTTTGGTGGCCTTTCCTCTTACTGGTTTGAGAACGATGGTAACGGTTCGTTTTCATCCATCCGGAAACTCTCGGCTGAGACGCTGTCTATCATCCCTGATCTCGACGGAGACGGTCACGCGGATCTCTGCAGCAGCGAGGAAATCCTGCTCACGCGTCCCGGCGTCACATTCGAACGCAGGGCATTTCCTCTATCGACATTTGTGAAACCTGACGAACCGTTCATGGATCTCGACGGCGACGGCGACCTCGATTTCCTGCACGCCCGCAATCCGGGGTATATCAGTGCATTCACGGTTCTGGCCTGGCGAGAGAACCAAGGAAACGCCCGGTTTTATCCGAACGGAGGTTACTTCGATGACTTGCCGTTGGCATCCGGGCGCATGGAGTCCCGCGACCGCGCAGTCACCGGCGACCTGAATGGGGACGGAATCGCAGATCTGATCGTATCCTCCGGAGGCTCACCCCGGCTTGAATGGTTTCCCGCCTCGCGGATCGCGGAGCCTCCGGCCTTCACCGCGTGGATGGAGGCGAGCGGGCTGACGGGGCACTCCGCCGGACCGCTGGCCGACCGGGATGGAGATGGCATCCCCAATTGGGACGAGTTTGCCTTTGGCTCGGATGCCGCGGTTTCCGACCCGGGACACGTCGGGC